In the Silurus meridionalis isolate SWU-2019-XX chromosome 6, ASM1480568v1, whole genome shotgun sequence genome, one interval contains:
- the LOC124387239 gene encoding uncharacterized protein LOC124387239 isoform X3 — protein MELRPLCVMILLTGLIHGAQAVEEHTNADDKPPGTQQEDTDMSDSVTSPGSIEEHTNAELVKPTLRVQSGWTNAFKGEKVTLRCELAGEDDKWTYIWYKDGGEISAEKQSEYKFDVEDAATFTCKGTRTVGRPQSTEISNSITLTVSE, from the exons ATGGAGCTCCGTCCACTCTGTGTGATGATCT TGTTGACTGGACTCATCCACGGTGCACAAGCAG TTGAAGAACACACAAATGCAG ATGACAAACCCCCAGGTACTCAACAGGAGGACACAGATATGAGTGATTCTGTTACATCACCAGGGTCAA TTGAAGAACACACAAATGCAG aactGGTAAAGCCCACACTCAGAGTGCAGTCTGGTTGGACAAATGCATTCAAAGGAGAGAAAGTCACTCTTAGATGTGAACTAGCGGGAGAAGACGACAAGTGGACTTACATTTGGTACAAGGACGGAGGTGAAATTTCTGCTGAAAAGCAAAGTGAATACAAATTCGATGTGGAAGATGCAGCAACATTTACCTGCAAGGGAACCCGGACTGTAGGTCGCCCACAGAGCACAGAGATCAGTAATTCTATTACACTGACTGTGTCAG